A part of Botrytis cinerea B05.10 chromosome 2, complete sequence genomic DNA contains:
- the Bcprp4 gene encoding Bcprp4, whose product MHPSRQAYVEEAKEDTGIDLADVPLDRDYDMPSATAGIAPERASAILSQFDRKRRAAAIAVPTDDGRVRARLREMGEPITLFGEGPGDRRDRLRQLLTIESEMKAEEDGEDEDGDIEMGEGGKDEEAEEEFYTRGTKELLDARIEIAKFSLPRAKKRMEIQKIEKDIPLRTHIKFRQGVKERLKDFELQGSQMAAERPVSIVRISPNGELVAAGNWGGGIKLLGIPDLEIKKSLRGHTDRVGGISWAPGATIEGSNVSPGSVNLASGGAEGKVHLWNLEQDTPVSTLAGHNQRVCRVEFHPSGKYVASASEDTTWRLWDVETTTELLLQEGHSRGVFCLSFNGDGSLLASAGMDSIGRIWDLRTGRTVMILDGHIKPIYALDWSTDGHRVLSGSGDGWVKCWDVRKVASTGAVGAHRSVVSDLRWFKGMDAESLPENDEKGAVKPRKAGTFFVSSGFDKDVKIFSADDWALVQSLSGHTGNVHSCDVGADGKWIVSGGYDRTVKLWGRNNGEGV is encoded by the exons ATGCATCCTTCCAGACAAGCTTACGTGGAGGAGGCCAAAGAA GATACAGGTATAGATCTTGCAGATGTCCCTCTCGATCGTGACTATGATATGCCATCTGCAACCGCTGGCATTGCTCCCGAACGTGCCAGCGcaattctttctcaattcGATCGCAAACGTCGCGCAGCCGCTATAGCGGTCCCAACCGACGATGGGCGCGTGCGCGCACGACTTCGAGAGATGGGCGAGCCTATCACATTATTCGGAGAAGGACCAGGTGACAGGAGAGACCGATTACGGCAGTTGTTGACGATTGAGAGTGAGATGAAGGcggaagaagatggagaagatgaagatggtgataTCGAgatgggagaggggggtAAGGATGAGGAAGCTGAAGAGGAATTCTATACTAGGGGGACGAAAGAATTACTAGACGCGAGGATAGAGATTGCGAAGTTTTCGTTGCCGAGAGCGAAAAAGAGGATGGAGATTCAGAAGATCGAGAAGGATATTCCATTGAGGACTCATATTAAGTTCAGACAAGGAGTGAAGGAGAGGCTCAAGGACTTCGAGCTCCAGGGAAGTCAGATGGCGGCCGAGAGACCAGTTAGTATTGTGAGAATCTCGCCGAATGGAGAATTGGTCGCTGCTGGAAATTGGGGAGGTGGAATCAAGCTACTTGGAATACCGGATCTAGAAATTAAAAAGTCACTGAGAGGCCATACAGATAGAGTGGGTGGAATTTCTTGGGCACCAGGTGCCACAATAGAAGGATCGAATGTTTCCCCTGGAAGCGTCAACTTGGCATCAGGAGGAGCAGAGGGAAAAGTTCATTTATGGAATCTGGAGCAAGATACACCTGTTTCAACACTTGCGGGACACAATCAAAGAGTTTGCCGAGTGGAATTCCACCCATCGGGGAAATATGTCGCATCCGCATCCGAGGATACGACATGGAGACTATGGGATGTTGAAACTACTACAGAACTTTTACTTCAAGAAGGACATTCAAGAGGTGTTTTCTGTCTGAGTTTCAATGGCGATGGATCACTTCTAGCAAGCGCAGGAATGGATAGTATTGGACGTATTTGGGATCTCCGAACAGGCCGTACAGTTATGATCTTAGATGGACATATCAAGCCCATCTACGCGCTCGACTGGTCTACTGATGGCCATCGTGTTCTATCTGGATCTGGCGATGGCTGGGTCAAATGCTGGGATGTGAGGAAAGTCGCAAGTACCGGGGCAGTGGGTGCACATCGTAGTGTAGTTTCTGATTTGAGATGGTTCAAAGGGATGGATGCAGAGTCATTGCCCGAGAATGATGAAAAGGGAGCAGTGAAACCGAGAAAAGCGGGAACATTCTTTGTTTCCAGTGGATTTGATAAGGACGTCAAAATCTTTTCGGCGGATGACTGGGCGCTGGTACAGAGTTTAAGCGGACACACAGGGAATGTGCATAGTTGTGACGTAGGTGCAGATGGCAAATGGATCGTAAGTGGAGGATATGATAGAACGGTGAAGTTATGGGGAAGAAATAACGGAGAAGGTGTTTGA
- the Bcptc7 gene encoding Bcptc7 → MVKLTERIAIKAITPSPLWSFNRGVGISASFAIPLRRYQSSLSMASFPLKRSLPRPPSRNYQIPIRLFSTTRRIESSPKFTYGISASYCAKENRYDPTKNLTPFNSHNPIPVPLKPASRRPASGQDAFFVAPISNTSDIALGIADGVGGWIDSGVDPSDFSHGLCEYMAHTASVSNTIDEVPISARRLLQKGYDLICASGKVRAGGSTAVVGLFNSGGNMEVANLGDSGYIQLRSGAVHSASGFQTHAFNTPYQLSLVPEAVIRQAAKFGGQQLMDLPRDAEVMSKELKHGDVVVFASDGVWDNLSGGDVLRIVSNRMQYNGVWVNGAGGKGTGVGEKLGETIEESDNASASLSLQSSLAVDITGEAKAASLSLRRDGPFAREVQRRYPDEKWSGGKSDDICVVVVVVAEEGK, encoded by the coding sequence atggTAAAACTCACAGAAAGGATTGCTATCAAAGCAATTACTCCTAGTCCGCTCTGGAGCTTCAATAGAGGGGTTGGAATCTCGGCCAGCTTTGCTATACCCCTGCGACGATACCAATCTTCGTTATCAATGGCGTCCTTTCCCCTCAAACGCTCCCTTCCCAGGCCGCCGTCGCGTAACTACCAAATACCTATACGACTCTTCTCGACAACTCGACGTATCGAATCGTCCCCCAAGTTTACATACGGTATATCAGCATCGTACTGCGCCAAAGAGAACCGCTACGACCCTACCAAGAACCTCACACCCTTCAATTCTCATAATCCTATTCCCGTACCTCTCAAGCCTGCCAGCCGCCGGCCAGCCTCGGGCCAAGATGCATTTTTCGTGGCGCCCATATCTAATACCTCAGATATTGCTCTCGGAATCGCAGATGGGGTAGGGGGGTGGATTGATTCGGGTGTCGATCCTAGTGATTTCTCACACGGTCTATGCGAGTACATGGCGCATACGGCATCGGTGTCCAATACAATAGATGAAGTTCCTATTTCTGCGAGAAGGCTGTTGCAAAAGGGTTACGATTTAATTTGTGCTTCAGGCAAAGTGCGTGCGGGGGGAAGTACGGCCGTTGTAGGACTTTTTAACTCTGGGGGGAATATGGAAGTTGCAAATTTGGGAGACAGTGGATATATACAATTGAGATCGGGAGCTGTGCATTCGGCGTCTGGATTTCAGACGCATGCTTTTAATACACCGTATCAATTAAGCTTGGTGCCGGAAGCGGTGATAAGACAGGCGGCGAAATTTGGGGGACAacaattgatggatttgcCAAGAGATGCAGAAGTTATGAGTAAGGAGTTGAAGCATGGGGATGTGGTTGTTTTTGCTAGTGATGGGGTTTGGGATAATCTGAGTGGAGGGGACGTACTGAGAATAGTGAGCAACAGAATGCAATATAACGGAGTTTGGGTCAATGGGGCAGGAGGGAAGGGGACCGGGGTGGGAGAAAAGCTTGGAGAGACAATAGAAGAGAGCGACAATGCATCGGCAAGTCTGAGTCTACAGAGTTCTTTAGCTGTAGATATTACCGGGGAAGCTAAGGCGGCAAGTCTTAGTTTGAGGAGGGATGGTCCATTTGCAAGGGAGGTCCAGAGGAGATATCCGGATGAGAAATGGAGCGGTGGGAAGTCAGATGATATTTGTGTAGTTGTAGTGGTGGTCGCAGAGGAAGGGAAATGA
- the Bctfg2 gene encoding Bctfg2, with amino-acid sequence MADAVIKPDPEAAVASPRFMEDDDIYEDAGDMAINEDPSFQKLWLGRVPKYVWDAWNGMSEDLDEEIQIGTIRNCRERMPDGTVKDSYSMLLNSNLAQHQTVPKEYNLDITNSNVKNTFVFSEQDLPGFKSKSRQKFALETANMPARLTRGKIEKPANKQPWDPNKKFQPQFRKAIPKRTNLSGRVVHELSCIAVQNEESDRLLAIRTLEAMKPKVGTKFLNEDLDVGQGFIQPGTIKASDAYRSFIKTKSSTASGKPQLTKAARMPENELLDKIFECFREYNYWSMKALRARLQQPEAYLRETLEKIAFLAKTGRFATQWSLKPENRPDNYEVAAGDAIAPGEDTDLGDDDEDDDEDVKFEDV; translated from the exons atggCAGACGCAGTCATCAAGCCCGATCCAGAGGCAGCGGTCGCATCACCCAGGTTCatggaggatgatgatatatatgagGATGCTGGTGATATGGCGATCAATGAAGACCCTAGTTTCCAAAAGTTATGGTTAGGTCGTGTTCCAAAGTACGTCTGGGAtgcatggaatggaatgagcGAAGATCTGGACGAGGAGATACAGATTGGTACTATTCGCAATTGTCGAGAGAGAATGCCTGATGGTACTGTTAAG GACTCCTATTCCATGTTACTAAATTCCAATCTTGCACAGCACCAGACTGTTCCTAAGGAATACAATCTTGATATTACCAACTCGAATGTTAAGAATACTTTCGTTTTCTCGGAGCAAGATCTCCCAGGattcaaatcgaaatcaagACAAAAATTCGCTTTGGAGACTGCAAATATGCCAGCAAGACTAACCcgtggaaagattgagaagcCGGCAAACAAACAACCATGGGATCCCAATAAGAAATTCCAACCTCAATTTCGGAAGGCAATCCCAA AGAGAACAAATCTTTCCGGCAGGGTTGTGCATGAATTGAGTTGTATTGCCGTACAAAATGAAGAATCAGACCGTCTTCTAGCCATCAGAACTTTGGAAGCTATGAAACCCAAAGTTGGTACGAAATTTCTCAATGAGGATCTTGATGTGGGTCAAGGCTTTATTCAGCCTGGTACCATCAAGGCTTCCGATGCTTACAGGAGCTTCATT AAAACTAAGAGTTCCACTGCTAGTGGCAAGCCACAACTTACGAAGGCCGCTCGTATGCCAGAAAATGAGCTTCTTGATAAGATCTTCGAATGTTTCCGTGAGTATAATTATTGGTCTATGAAAGCACTTCGTGCCAGACTGCAGCAACCAGAAGCATATCTTCGTGAAACACTCGAGAAAATCGCTTTCTTGGCAAAGACTGGTCGTTTCGCAACACAATGGTCATTGAAGCCTGAGAACAGACCTGACAACTATGAGGTTGCTGCTGGCGATGCCATTGCACCCGGTGAAGATACAGACCTTGGCGacgatgacgaagatgatgatgaggatgtcAAGTTTGAAGATGTCTAG